The genomic interval CATTTACAGCTAATTCTGAAAATAATGATGAAGCTCCTTCTTTATTAAAACAAGAGACTTCATTTAACACAGATATATGGATAGAAAATTTATTTAAATTTGGATTTAAGAAAGTTATTTTAACTGCTAAGCTTAATAATGGTGTTTGTTTATGGCAAAGCAATTGTTCAAAAGTTAATATAAATACTTTTTCTTTAGAGAATAATTATGATGATTTAGTAAAAAAAGTTAGTAAATCTTGTAAAAAGTTTGGACTTAAATTTGGTATTCATCTTACTTTAAAAGATTATCTCACTTTAAACTTAACTCCTGAAGAATATGATAATTACTACGCGTCTCAATTAAAAGAACTTATGACTAATTATTCACAAATAAGTGAAGTTATTATGGATATGACCTCTTTAGATGAATATTATGACTCCCTTGATTTTGAAAGATACTTTAAAGTAGTTAAAGAAATAAATCCTAAATGTATCATATCTAGCCCTATTGGACCAGATGTACGTTGGACATATTATTCTGATATAGAGTCATCTAAAAACTATTTCTACTCTTCTATAAATTTAAATCTTTTAAAAGAAGATTTTAACAATGAAGAAATTAGAAAAGGAAATATTTATGGAGACACTTGGATTGTTGGAGAAAGTATTTACTCCCTATCTGACTGCTTAAACCATAATAAAGATTCATTATCAAATTTAAAACATGTGTATAATAATTCATTAGGAAGAAATACAAACTTGGTATTAGTTTTATCTCCTAATACAGATGGATTATTAAATCATAAGGAATTAAGCTTACTTTCTGATTTTTCTAAATATATAAAAGAAACTTTTTCTAATAACCTTATTAAGGGTTCTTCTATATTAGCTACAAATTCATCTTCTAGCGATAGCTATAATTTAATTGATGACTACAAAAAATCTTATTGGATAGCTAATGAAAATGCTGTTAACCCT from Clostridium perfringens carries:
- a CDS encoding alpha-L-fucosidase, which translates into the protein MNTTLANLTPTKEQRKYQEDELIAFLDLQLNTFTANSENNDEAPSLLKQETSFNTDIWIENLFKFGFKKVILTAKLNNGVCLWQSNCSKVNINTFSLENNYDDLVKKVSKSCKKFGLKFGIHLTLKDYLTLNLTPEEYDNYYASQLKELMTNYSQISEVIMDMTSLDEYYDSLDFERYFKVVKEINPKCIISSPIGPDVRWTYYSDIESSKNYFYSSINLNLLKEDFNNEEIRKGNIYGDTWIVGESIYSLSDCLNHNKDSLSNLKHVYNNSLGRNTNLVLVLSPNTDGLLNHKELSLLSDFSKYIKETFSNNLIKGSSILATNSSSSDSYNLIDDYKKSYWIANENAVNPYIEIDFKTITEFNILEIREWIAEGQNVEEFKVYAYNNGWFELYNGTSIGYRHIAKLNNIKTDKIKISFTKYKNPPMINHIGAYLG